The following proteins are co-located in the Vigna unguiculata cultivar IT97K-499-35 chromosome 9, ASM411807v1, whole genome shotgun sequence genome:
- the LOC114164140 gene encoding phosphatidylinositol 4-kinase alpha 1 isoform X2, giving the protein MEALIELCDLIAQNPSQFSEKLSWICGKCPPPEYLSAGSPRVSRSQLNAVLAVSRFLSKCPDSSDLRPKSVVVEFLRAVPHSFTQSFWPHPFNVDSVASFFVDFTGYVSKAAKASLDFAEELTLFAGEVIISAIGEPRSSIARAFLAGVSQNYIPISSSDANRLVTCLIDQFSAHTVAVQCTPRELLIAENASSQSSPISVNHQPLTNYNGSPGNDNTSGSSSSVASKAADDGSTASSRGGVNGPHHVYRSSADLLALNLGLNDGNLGPISSTQQVISFEEESVEFLERQEIAFNLIAHVLENVHIESGLLEQVRLIGKKQIQSLSVFLKIRKRDWHEQGSLLKARINTKLSVYKAAVNLKIKSLSALDSDSRSVKRLVYEAVAILIDAAEACLLSGWRKLRSCEELFDSLLLGVGQIAVARGGQPLRILLIRLKPIVLNVCAQPDTWSNNQGTMFESVAKASCKIIESCWEKERAPVDTYIMGLATSIRERNDYEEQENQEKPPVPFVQLNVIRLFAELSVAVNKSELVDVILPLFIESLEEGDASTPSLLRLRLLDAVSRMASLGFDKSYRETVVLMTRSYLNKLSNVGSAESKTEAAEATTERVETLPAGFLVIAGGLTGDRLRSDFRHRLLSLCSDVGLAAEAKSGSGADFLGPLLPAVAAICSDFDPTLNAEPSLLKLFRNLWFYIALFGLAPPIQKNPVTTKSVSTTLNSVGNTGAISLQAVNGPYMWNVEWSSAVQRISQGTPPLVVSSVKWLEDELELNALHNPGSRQGSGNEKAALSQRSALSAALGGRVDVTAMTTISGVKATYLLAVAFLEIIRFSSNGGILNGGTTIDAARSAFTCVFEYLKTPNLMPAVFQCLTAIVHRAFETAVLWLEERVSEIGHDAETRDSVLTMHTCFLVKSLSQREDHIRDIAENLLTQLRDKFPQVLWYSSCIDSMLFSFTDDSSTTVINDPAWTATVRTLYQRIVRDWIIKSLSSAPCTSQGLLQDKLCKANTWQRAQPTIDVVLLLSEIKIGTGKNEWPIQTANIPAVMAAAAAASGANLKVSESFNLDVISSGKCNQAAATVKCNHAGEIAGMRRLYNSIGGFQSGAAPPGGLGLGAGLQRIISGAFPQHPQAEDDSFNGMLLNKFVRLLQQFVNVAEKGGEVVRSEFRDTCSQATVLLLSHLSSGSKSNMEGFSQLLRLLCWCPAYISTHDAMETGVFIWTWLVSAAPELGALVLAELVDAWLWTLDTKRGLFASEARFSGPAAKLRPHLSPGEPEPQPDINPVEQIIAHRLWLGFLIDRFEVIRHQSVEQLLLLGRLLQGTTKLPWNFSHHPAATGTFFTLMLLGLKYCSCQFQGNLQKFHLGLQLLEDRIYRAALGWFAFELEWYDTNYSNFAQCEAQSVSLFVQYLSNMKVDTVQVGSKGNGQENGNSLTDTSDLYHPVWGQMENYASGREKRRQLLLMLCQYEADRLDVWAQPTNTKEMGSRPKISADKWVEYTRTAFSVDPRIALSLASRFPTNTFIKTEVTQLVQENIVDVRNIPEALPFFITPKAVDDNSVLLQQLPHWAPCSITQALEFLTPAYKGHPRVMAYVLRVLESYPPGPVTFFMPQLVQSLRHDDQKLVEGYLLRAAQRSDIFAHILIWHLQGETVPEPGKDPNSGKSGAFLELLPAVRQRIIDGFRGKALDIFRREFDFFDKVTSISGVLYPLPKEERRAGIRRELEKIELDGEDLYLPTAPNKLVTGIRTDSGIPLQSAAKVPIMITFNVVDRDGDRSDEKPQACIFKVGDDCRQDVLALQVISLLSDIFEAVGINLYLYPYGVLPTGPERGIIEVVPNSRSRSQMGETTDGGLFEIFQQDFGPVGSASFEAARQNFIISSAGYAVASLLLQPKDRHNGNLLFDNVGRLVHIDFGFILETSPGGNMRFESAHFKLSHEMTQLLDPSGVMKSDTWSQFLSLCVKGYLAARRRMDGIITTVALMLDSGLPCFSRGDPIGNLRKRFHPEMSEREAANFMTHVCKDAYNKWTTAGYDLIQYLQQGIEK; this is encoded by the exons ATGGAGGCGTTAATCGAGTTATGCGACCTCATTGCGCAGAATCCGTCGCAATTCTCCGAGAAGCTCTCGTGGATATGCGGTAAATGTCCTCCGCCGGAGTACCTATCGGCGGGATCTCCTAGGGTTTCGCGTTCTCAGCTCAATGCCGTCCTCGCCGTTTCGCGCTTCCTCTCAAAGTGCCCCGATTCTTCCGATCTGCGCCCAAAGTCCGTCGTCGTCGAGTTCCTACGCGCCGTTCCCCATTCCTTCACTCAGTCCTTCTGGCCCCACCCTTTCAACGTGGATTCCGTGGCCTCTTTTTTCGTCGATTTCACCGGCTACGTCTCCAAGGCCGCGAAAGCGTCGCTGGATTTTGCCGAGGAGCTCACTCTCTTCGCCGGCGAAGTAATCATTTCCGCGATCGGCGAACCGCGCTCCAGCATTGCTAGGGCTTTCTTGGCCGGTGTGTCGCAGAACTATATCCCAATTTCGTCGTCCGATGCCAACAGATTGGTGACTTGTTTAATCGATCAATTCTCCGCGCATACTGTTGCTGTTCAATGCACTCCGAGGGAACTGCTCATTGCGGAAAATGCATCGTCTCAGAGCTCGCCCATCAGTGTAAACCACCAACCCCTGACCAATTACAATGGCAGTCCCGGGAACGATAATACTTCGGGTTCCTCGAGCAGTGTGGCTTCGAAGGCTGCGGATGATGGTAGCACGGCGTCCTCGAGAGGGGGGGTGAACGGCCCCCACCATGTTTATAGGTCTAGTGCTGATCTATTGGCTCTGAATTTGGGTTTAAATGATGGTAATCTTGGACCAATCTCGTCTACCCAGCAAGTTATTTCCTTCGAGGAAGAGTCTGTGGAGTTCTTGGAGAGGCAGGAGATAGCTTTTAACTTGATTGCTCACGTGCTGGAAAATGTCCACATTGAGTCCGGACTTTTGGAGCAGGTTAGGTTAATTGGGAAGAAGCAGATACAGTCCTTGTCTGTTTTTCTGAAG ATCAGGAAGAGGGATTGGCATGAGCAGGGGTCACTTTTAAAAGCCAGGATTAATACGAAACTTTCAGTTTATAAAGCTGCAGTGAACCTGAAAATCAAGAGCCTTTCGGCACTGGATTCTGATTCAAGGTCTGTTAAGAGGTTGGTTTATGAGGCAGTTGCAATTTTAATAGATGCTGCTGAGGCATGCTTACTCTCTGGATGGCGAAAGTTGAGATCGTGTGAAGAGCTCTTCGATTCATTGCTTCTAGGGGTAGGACAAATTGCTGTTGCTCGAGGAGGACAGCCGCTGCGCATTTTGCTCATTCGCCTGAAGCCAATTGTTCTCAACGTCTGCGCCCAG CCTGATACCTGGAGTAACAACCAGGGGACCATGTTTGAGAGTGTCGCAAAGGCCAGCTGTAAGATTATTGAATCATGCTGGGAAAAGGAGCGAGCCCCTGTAGACACGTACATAATGGGATTAGCGACAAGCATACGGGAACGGAATGATTATGAAGAGCAG GAAAACCAAGAGAAACCTCCAGTACCTTTTGTACAGCTTAATGTTATACGCCTGTTCGCTGAGCTGAGTGTTGCAGTCAACAAATCTGAGCTGGTAGATGTGATATTACCTCTTTTTATTGAAAGTCTAGAAGAGGGTGATGCTTCAACGCCTAGTTTGTTGAGACTCCGA CTTCTTGACGCTGTGTCTCGAATGGCCAGTTTAGGTTTTGACAAATCTTACCGTGAAACAGTGGTTTTGATGACTAGAAGTTACTTGAACAAACTGTCAAATGTAGGATCAGCTGAAAGCAAAACAGAGGCTGCTGAAGCCACGACTGAGCGAGTTGAG ACTCTACCTGCAGGATTTCTTGTTATTGCTGGTGGTCTGACTGGTGATAGATTGCGCTCAGATTTTCGTCATCGATTGCTCTCCCTATGTTCAGATGTTGGTTTAGCTGCGGAGGCTAAAAGTGGAAG TGGAGCAGATTTCCTGGGTCCACTGCTGCCTGCAGTTGCTGCAATTTGTTCTGATTTTGATCCTACTTTAAATGCGGAGCCATCACTTTTAAAACTATTTCGCAACCTATGGTTCTATATTGCTCTTTTTGGCCTGGCACCACCAATACAGAAAAATCCAGTGACTACAAAGTCAGTTTCTACCACACTGAACAGTGTCGGAAACACCGGTGCAATTTCCCTCCAAGCTGTAAATGGACCATATATGTGGAATGTGGAGTGGTCTTCTGCTGTTCAACGAATTTCTCAGGGGACTCCTCCACTT GTTGTTAGCTCAGTGAAATGGCTTGAGGACGAGTTAGAATTAAATGCTTTGCACAACCCAGGTAGCCGTCAAGGCAGTGGCAATGAGAAAGCTGCTCTTTCCCAACGATCTGCTCTTTCTGCAGCTTTAGGAGGGAGAGTTGATGTCACAGCAATGACCACAATCTCAG GAGTGAAGGCGACTTACCTTCTTGCTGTAGCTTTTCTTGAAATCATCCGCTTCAGCAGCAATGGTGGAATCCTAAATGGTGGCACCACTATTGATGCTGCAAGAAGTGCCTTTACTTGTGTGTTTGAGTATCTCAAGACACCAAATTTAATGCCAGCTGTCTTTCAGTGTTTAACAGCAATTGTCCACAGGGCTTTTGAAACAGCTGTGTTGTGGCTG GAAGAACGAGTGTCTGAAATAGGGCATGACGCTGAGACCCGGGATTCAGTACTTACGATGCATACCTGTTTTCTAGTAAAGAGTCTGTCCCAGAGGGAGGATCATATACGAGATATTGCAGAGAACTTGTTGACTCAACTGAGAGACAAGTTTCCACAG GTTTTATGGTACTCTTCCTGCATAGACTCTATGCTATTTTCATTTACTGACGACTCTTCTACTACCGTCATCAATGATCCAGCTTGGACAGCCACAGTCCGTACCTTGTATCAGAGAATTGTTCGAGATTGGATAATTAAATCACTTTCAAGTGCTCCATGCACTAGCCAGGGCCTTCTTCAG GATAAACTTTGTAAAGCAAATACTTGGCAAAGAGCACAGCCCACAATTGATgttgttttacttttatctGAGATAAAAATTGGCACTGGGAAAAATGAATGGCCAATACAAACAGCAAATATTCCTGCAGTAATGGCTGCGGCAGCTGCAGCTTCCGGGGCAAACTTAAAAGTATCTGAGTCTTTTAACTTAGATGTTATCAGTTCTGGTAAGTGTAACCAAGCTGCAGCGACAGTTAAGTGCAACCATGCTGGAGAAATTGCTGGAATGAGAAGGTTGTATAACAGCATTGGTGGATTTCAATCCGGTGCTGCACCTCCTGGTGGTCTTGGACTTGGAGCTGGACTTCAGAGAATTATATCGGGAGCTTTTCCTCAGCACCCACAAGCTGAGGATGACTCTTTTAATGGAATGTTACTTAATAAGTTCGTGCGTTTACTTCAGCAGTTTGTCAACGTAGCAGAGAAAGGTGGGGAAGTGGTCAGATCTGAATTTCGTGATACTTGCTCTCAGGCCACTGTGCTGCTTTTGTCACATTTG AGTTCTGGATCCAAATCAAACATGGAGGGCTTCTCGCAACTTCTTCGTCTTCTTTGCTGGTGTCCTGCTTACATTTCCACCCATGATGCAATGGAAACTGGTGTTTTCATATGGACATGGTTGGTTTCTGCTGCACCAGAGCTTGGAGCTCTTGTTCTTGCCGAGCTTGTTGATGCATGGTTATGGACACTTGACACCAAGCGGGGTCTTTTTGCCTCTGAAGCAAGGTTTTCTGGACCTGCTGCAAAACTCAGGCCTCACCTGTCCCCTGGGGAGCCTGAACCGCAGCCTGACATTAATCCTGTTGAACAGATAATTGCTCATCGACTATGGCTTGGATTTCTTATTGATCGTTTTGAG GTAATTCGACATCAAAGCGTGGAGCAACTCCTGCTCCTTGGTAGGTTGCTGCAGGGGACAACAAAGCTTCCCTGGAATTTTTCACACCATCCTGCGGCCACTGGCACTTTTTTCACTCTGATGCTTCTAGGGCTCAAGTACTGCTCTTGCCAGTTTCAGGGAAATCTGCAAAAATTTCATCTGGGGCTTCAGCTGTTGGAAGATCGGATTTATAG GGCTGCTTTGGGTTGGTTTGCTTTCGAGCTTGAATGGTATGACACAAACTATTCAAACTTTGCTCAGTGTGAAGCCCAGTCTGTTTCTTTATTTGTTCAATACCTCTCGAATATGAAAGTAGATACCGTTCAAGTTGGGTCAAAAGGAAATGGACAAGAAAATGGGAACTCTTTGACTGACACG AGTGATCTCTATCATCCTGTTTGGGGTCAAATGGAAAACTATGCTTCAGGAAGAGAAAAGCGGAGGCAGCTACTTTTAATGCTATGCCAGTATGAGGCTGATAGGCTTGACGTCTGGGCACAGCCAACTAACACAAA AGAAATGGGTTCCCGACCCAAGATTAGTGCAGATAAATGGGTAGAATATACTAGGACTGCCTTCTCCGTGGATCCTAGGATTGCTTTATCTTTGGCCTCAAGGTTCCCTACCaatacatttataaaaacaGAAGTTACTCAGCTTGTACAG GAAAATATAGTGGATGTCCGCAACATACCAGAAGCATTACCTTTCTTTATCACCCCAAAGGCAGTTGATGATAATTCAGTGCTCTTGCAACAATTGCCTCATTGGGCTCCTTGTTCTATTACACAGGCTCTAGAGTTCCTTACTCCGGCATACAAGGGACATCCACGGGTAATGGCATATGTTCTAAGGGTTTTGGAATCCTATCCTCCTGGACCAGTGACTTTTTTCATGCCACAGCTGGTGCAGTCCTTGCGACATGATGACCAG aaattAGTTGAAGGTTATTTGCTTAGAGCTGCTCAAAGAAGTGATATATTTGCCCATATTCTTATCTGGCATTTGCAG GGTGAGACTGTACCTGAGCCAGGAAAAGACCCAAACAGTGGGAAG AGTGGTGCATTTCTTGAACTGCTGCCAGCTGTAAGGCAGCGCATAATTGACGGTTTTAGGGGAAAGGCACTTGACATATTTAGAAGAGAGTTTGATTTCTTTGACAAAGTTACATCCATCTCTGGTGTACTATATCCACTCCCTAAAGAAGAACGCCGAGCTGGTATCAGAAG GGAGTTGGAGAAAATTGAACTGGATGGCGAGGACCTTTATCTCCCAACAGCTCCTAACAAACTTGTTACGGGTATTCGAACTGATAGTGGTATTCCCTTACAATCAGCCGCCAAAGTCCCAATCATGATTACTTTTAATGTAGTAGATCGAGATGGGGACAGAAGTGATGAAAAGCCACAAGCTTGCATTTTCAAG GTCGGAGATGACTGTAGACAAGATGTTCTCGCCCTTCAAGTAATATCACTACTTAGTGATATATTTGAAGCTGTTGGAATTAATCTTTACTTATATCCTTATGGTGTTCTGCCAACTGGTCCTGAGAGAGGTATAATAGAG GTTGTGCCAAATTCGCGTAGTCGAAGTCAGATGGGGGAAACGACTGATGGAGGTTTGTTTGAGATATTTCAGCAAGACTTTGGACCTGTAGGATCTGCCAGTTTTGAGGCTGCACGCCAGAACTTCATCATTAGCAGTGCTGGTTATGCTGTTGCTAGTCTTTTGCTTCAACCAAAGGATAGACACAATGGCAACCTTCTCTTTGATAA TGTTGGAAGGCTAGTTCATATTGACTTTGGTTTCATCCTCGAAACTTCTCCGGGTGGGAATATGCGTTTCGAAAGTGCTCATTTTAAGCTGAGCCATGAGATGACACAATTATTAGATCCATCTGGTGTTATGAAGAGTGATACATGGAGCCAATTTTTAAG TTTGTGTGTGAAGGGGTACCTTGCAGCCCGACGACGTATGGATGGGATCATCACCACTGTAGCTTTGATGCTAGACAGTGGGTTGCCTTGCTTTAGCAGGGGTGATCCTATTGGCAATCTTCGGAAGAGATTTCATCCGGAGATGAGTGAGCGTGAAGCAGCCAATTTCATGACCCATGTTTGTAAAGATGCTTACAATAAGTGGACCACTGCTGGCTATGACTTGATACAGTATCTGCAGCAAGGCATCGAGAAGTGA